Genomic segment of SAR202 cluster bacterium:
CCTTGGCATCGGGTTCCGGGTAGTACCAGGCTGGGATGGTGGAGAGGACTTGCACATCCACACCCTTGGAGGACATATCAGAGATGCGCTCCTCAAGGGTGTGGCGGTCCATGGGCCAGAGGCGGTTGCGGTAGGGGCCGCGGACGGGCCATTCGACGTTGTCCTTGTCGCGCTCCAGGCCGATGCCGTGCCACTTCTTGCCCTGGTCGACGGTGTTCCAGTAGGCGGGAGGCACGAAATGGGCATGGATGTCTATGCTGCGCATGGCGAACCCCCTGGGGTGGATTTATCGGGAGGTGTAAAACGCTGCAAGGATATACCGCGATACTGACAAAAGCAAAAGCGCAACGTCTAAAAAAGTGGATGGGCAGGAAGCTAGAGGTGTGAAGCAAGTTGAAAGGGTATCGTATACTCTTGGTCTGGCAGACTTTACTGTAACGAGAAACGTGACACTTAGGACACTACTGCCGCTAGCGGCGCTTATCGTGGGCTTAGCATGCTCTTTCGAAGGCACGCCACAAGCACAGACACCGGACACTTCTCTAATCAAAGCTACATGCGCTCCCACGTCGCGCTCCTCTTGCGACTTGATGGTGTTCGCAGCGTCTTCGCTTACCGAGGCATTTACTGAGATTAAAGACGCCTTCGAAAAGGTCCACCTCGGATATGCCGTAACCTACAATTTCGCGGGAACGCCGACGCTGCGCACGCAAATCGAGCAAGGAGCCAGGGCGGACGTTTTCGCCTCGGCAAACGAGCAACAGATGGAGGCGGCTATTCGGTTCGGCGTCATCGAGGGCGAGCCGGTGCTGTTCGCGTCTAACCGGCTGGTGGTGGTGACGCCGAAGGGGAGCGATGTGGTTGCCAGCCTTCAAGACCTGGCTAGGCCGGGGGTAAAGCTGGTGCTGGCGCTGAGAGATGTGCCGGTGGGCGGGTACGCGCGAGAGGCCATCGCAGAGATGGGGGCGTCGGGGCGGTTTGGGGAAGGGTTCGAAGGGAGGGCGCTGGGGAACCTGGTGTCGGAGGAGGTGAATGTGCGGCAGGCGTTGTCGAAAGTGGCACTGGGCGAAGCGGACGCCAGCATTGTATATGCCACCGACGTCACGCCGGAGATTCGGTCAAGGGTGGACGCGATAGATATACCAGACTCCTATAACGTCATTGCCCTTTACCCTATGGCGGCAGTGAAGGGAGCGGCCCATAAGACTGCCGCTGAGCTTTTCATCGACTTTGTTCTCTCGGCGGAGGGCCAGAGTATTCTGTCCAAGCATGGGTTTGGCGGGGCGCTATCATGACGAACGGCGTCGCGGGCAGGCTGCGGGTTATGAACCCCTTGCTGGTCTTGGGCGGACTGGTGATGGCGCTGTACCTGGCGTTTATCGGACTACCGATCGTGTCGCTGATTGTGGAGGCTGTGGGCGAGGAGAACTTTCTGGATAGTTTCACCAGCACTATCGCTTACCAGTCTTTGAGGCTCTCGCTAATTACCACGGCTATAAGCCTGGCGATAATCGTGGTCTTGGGCACGCCCTTTGCTTACCTTCTGGCCCGCAGCCGGCACTGGACGCTGCGAGTGGTAGACAGCCTGGTGGAACTGCCAATAGTGCTGCCGCCAGTGGTAGCAGGGCTAGCTATGCTCATGGCCTTTGGTCGTCGAGGGTTGCTGGGGCCGGGGCTGGAGGACATAGGCGTGACTATTTCTTTCAGCACGGTGGCGGTGCTTTTCGCCCAGATATTCGTGTCAGCGCCTTTTTACATACGAGCGGCCAAGATAGGGTTTGAGGGGGTAGAGAGGGACTACGAGGACGTGTCGCAGACGCTGGGGGTATCGCCGTGGCGGACCTTCTGGCGGTTGACGCTGCCGATGGCGTGGCCGGTGCTGGCGGGGGGCGCGGTGCTGGCCTGGGCGCGGGCGTTGTCCGAATTCGGGGCTACTATTATGTTTGCCGGCAACTTCATCGGCGAGACCCAGACCATGCCGCTGGCTATCCTGAGCGCCATGGAGAGCAACATCCCAGCGGCGCTGGCCCTGGCGGTGATGCTGACGGTTATCTCGGCGGTGTTCCTACTGGGACTGCGGCTGGTCTATCGCGCGCCGATGTGGGGGCGGCGATGATTCGAGGGTGGATACGGCATAACGCTGGCGGCTTCAGCCTGGAAAGCCGGTTGGAGGCGGCTGCGGGGTCCATACTAGTGCTGTTCGGAGCGTCCGGGTCGGGAAAGAGCTTGACGCTTAAGGCCATCGCCGGGCTGATAAGGCCTCGTGAGGGGCGAATCGAGATTGGGGAGAGAGTTGTGCTTGACCATGAGCGGGGCGTTTGGCTGCCAGCACACCTCCGGAGGGTTGGATACGTGCCGCAGGACTACCAATTATTTCCTCACCTGGATGTGGCAGGAAACATTGCGTACGGGCTGAACGGGAAGAAGGCAGCGGAGGGGAAGGAACGAGTGGGAGAACTTGTGCAGCAGTTCGAGATGCAGGGAATGGAGAGGAGGCGGGTGTGGGAGCTGTCCGGGGGGCAGAGGCAGCGGGTGGCAGTGGCGCGAGCGCTGGCGTCGACACCGGCGGCGTTGCTATTGGACGAGCCTTTCGCAGCGCTGGACACCGAGCTGCGACGGAGCCTGCGTACGGAGCTCAGGGATGTCCTCAGAGCGGCCGGCGTGCCGGTGGTCCTGGTCACACATGATAAAGAGGAGGCGCTGGCGATGGGGGACGCTGTAGTAGTGATGGACAATGGGAGGGTATCAGCACAAGGCGAACCGGTAGAGGTATTGGGGCATCCGACTCAGAGCAGGGTGGCGCGGCTGACAGGCGTGGAGAACCTCATCGAGATGACGGTGGAGGAAACCCACTCCATGGAGGGGACCATGACCTGCGCCAGGGGTGTGTTCAGGCTGGAAGCGCCGCTGTCGGATGCGAGGTGGGGACAGAAGGTTACCCTGGGCATCAGGGCGTCGGACATTATACTAGCGTCGGAGGAGCCGAAGGGCCTGTCGGCGAGAAACCGGCTGCCTGGGAGGGTGGTATCGGTGGAGGCGCATGGGGCTGGGTACGAGGTGACGCTGGACTGCGGCGCGCCGCTGCGATGCCATGTGACCCAGGGGGCCATAAGGGAGCTGGGTATAAAGCCCGGGGCGCAGTTATGGGCGGTCATAAAGGCATCATCTATATTCCTGGTAGGGTAGGTAGAGCGGGTATGAGGCGTGTGGACGATAATCACACGTCAGCGTATTATGGCTGACGGCCATGAAATTGGATTCCACAATCCCATTATCGCAATCTGAAGGAGGACGCGGTGGCGTCCTCTAGTCCTTCAAGCACACCTCAGCCGACGCCAAAGCCTGGTCCTATTGCACGACTGCTGGTCTCATTCCACATAGCGGACTATCGCCGCCTGTGGACTTACAACGTGCTGGCTTCCATAGGCATGAGCATGGAGATGCTGGCGCAGGGGTGGCTGGTGCTGGAGATCACAGATTCGGCCTTCTGGGTGGGAGCGGTTACGGGGATACGCGGCATTGGACAGATTGGCTTTGGACCGCTGGGCGGGGTGGTGGCGGACCGGTTCGACCGGCGGCGGGTGCTGCAAGGGGTACAGACAACTCGCGCTCTGATGCTCTTCGCCATAGGCCTACTGGTGGCCCTGGACAGCATTGAGCTGTGGCACTTGCTGGCGGTGGCGGTAATCGAGGGGCTGCTTCACGCGACGGTGCTGCCGTCCAACGGGACGCTGCTGTTCGACATTGTCGGGCGGCAGAGGCTGCTCAATGCTGTCGCCAGCCAGTACATGGCCTTCAATATCGCCAAGCTGGTGGGGTCGGTGGTTGTGGGAGTACTCATCGACACCATAGGCCTCCACGTCGCGTATTTTGTCATCGCGGGGGCATACGGCTGCAGCCCTATATCGCTGTCGTTCATCAAGACCAAGGCTTCAGGCGTCCGCTCGCGACAGTCCATGCTCGCCAATTTGCAAGCGGGCCTGCAATATGTGGGCGGACACAAGACTATCCGACGGATTCTGGGATTCTCGGTCCTTATCGAGGGTTTCGGGTTTGCGCATCAGACCATGCTGCCGGTGGTAGCGCGGGATGTCCTGGATGTAGGTGGTGTGGGGCTGGGATTCCTGTCGGCGGCAGGGGGTGTGGGGGCGCTGGTAGGGGCGGTGTTCATGGGGAGCCTGGGGGACTTCCGGGCCAAAGGGCTGATTTTGCTGGTCTTCAGCGCCGTGGTGGGCGTAAGCCTCATCCTCTTTGGGCTGTCGCCGTGGTACGCGACGTCGCTAATCCTGGCGGGGCTGATACAGACCAGCCTGGTGGCCTACGATTCGACATTGAACGTCACTCTCCAGCTTATGTCCGACGATGCCATGCGTGGGCGGGTGCTGGGGCTGGTGGGGTTCATATACGGGTTCACGCCGGTGGGCGGGTTTATATATGGCGCACTGGCGAGCTGGTATGGCGCCCCCCTGGCCCTGGCTACGGGCGGCGGGCTTATTCTGGCGGGGTGGATCAGCGTGCTTGTCCCGACGACGGCGCTGCGCGAACCCACGGAACCTTCGGCGCCTGCGGAGGCGAAGAGTCCTGGATAGGCTTAGGAAGGTGAGTGGTAATAAGCAGCCCACATACCCGAACTGCCACCTCTCTAACTCCCTTCTTCAAGATGGGTTGTGATAATTCTTCTGGATTGAGAGAGACGAACCGTTGGGTTTGTTGGTGGTGATATAGGTATTGTGCTTCCAGGGTTTCCCCCTCATCCTGCACCTTCTCCTCCCTCGGGGGTACTCGGGACAGGCACAAGGGGAGAAGGAAGTTCCTGGGTGGCCGTCCGTACTGTTATCTGACACACAAACCTCAATTATCGCCAGGCGTTAGGAGTCGCCGGCGGCCATGTGGGAGGCGGCGGGTTGGGCGGCTACGCTGGCTTGGTGTGCCGCTTGCTTCTCCCATTCGGGGATAAGCATGTGGTCGGTGCGTTCCAGGAGAAGGATGCTAATAGCCCCGCCGACGCTGGCGGCGATGGAGATAACCAGGGCCCATTCGTAGCCGCCGGTCATATCGAAGATAACGCCGCCGACCCAGCCGCCCAGGGCCATGCCAAGGCCCGCGCCCAGCATCTGGAAGCCGTAGGGGCTGCCCATGGGGGCATGGCCGTAGTATTTTCTATTGAGGATGGGGAAGCCGCCAGACTCACCGCCGTAACCGACGGCAAAGGCGACGGCGAAGAGGTAGAAGGTCCACGGGTCGTGGGACCAGAAGAGGATAAAGACGGTCACGCCCTGGAGGAAATAGCAAGCCGACATTACCAGCCTAGGGCCGTATCGGTCGGAGAGCATGGGGGTCAGGAGGCGGGATATAACGCTGACGCCGGACATGACGGTCAGGAGGCTGGCGGCCATGACCAGGGATATACCTTCCTGAACGGCCAGGGGTATGAGATAGACCAGGATGATGGCGTGGCCGACGCAGCCGAGGAAGTGGATGGAGGACATGTTCCAGAAGGCGGCGGTCTTGCGCATGTAGCCGGCGTAGACCCTAGCGCGAACCTTGTCGGGGGTTCGGGGCGGCTCGGGAGGGTCGGTGGGCCGGGCGCCGTAGGGGAGGGCGCCGATGTCGGAAGGGCGGTCGCGGAAGAGAAGAGCAGCACCATAATCGCCATGATGGCGCCGGACCAGGCGGCGGTGACCCAGAAAGAGTTTGCCAGCCTAGGTCGCCGATCATCCAGCCCATGAGGGGCGCGACGAGGGCCGGCCCGGCCCCCCATCCCGCCATGACCACTCCCATACCCAGTCCCAGGTGCCGTCGGAACCAGGCCATGGAGGCAGGAATCAGCGGCACCAGGAATATGGCTTTGGCGATGCCGATGAGGAACCCGAAGGCCAAGTAGAGCTGCCACAGCTCGTTTATTATGCCGGTCAGCACCATGCCGATAACGAAGAGGATGCTGCCCAGGGCCAGGGTCCTTCGTCCGCCGTAACGATCGCCCATCCAGCCCGCCAGGGGCGACGCCAGGGCGGTGACGATGCTGGAGATGGCGTAGGCCAGGGTTATAGATCCCTGGCCCCAGCCGAAATTATCGCTGAGAGGCTGGATGAAGACGCCGAAGGCCATCTGGGTGGAGGCGCCGACCATCTGCATAACGGAGACGATGGCAACGATGACCCAGGCGTAGTGCCAGTACACTGCCCGGTCGGTAGGCGGGTACGGGGCCGTGGCCGCGACGGCCTTATGGCCGTTGGATTTTCTGAACATAGGTGGCTTTGCACGGGGAGTGGGGTGTTGGTCTCATTCGAGGCCACCATCCCCTAGCCCCTTCCTCTTCGGGAAGGGAAGAGAAAATAAGGAACCACAACCCCCTCCTTCGGCATACTCAGGACGGCGTCTAACTCCCCCTTCGCCTTTCAGGCCGAAGGGGGAGAACAAGATGGGAGCAGGCCCAAGGGCCCCCGTCGAGATGTTACGCCTCATATCTGCTTCCGGACCAGGGGTACACCGAGTTTTCGTGTAAAGCTAACATAGGCGATAAAAAAGCCGCCTGCCGGCGGCGGGTCGTTAGTTATGTCTAGTGGACAGGACATACGAAAAGGGCAGCCTCCTCCCACCAGGCCTTTTCCGCCTCGGCGTTGTTGACAGCAATGCCACCGGTCTCCATGGTAATAGAGGGGTTGAACCGGACCTGACGCCCCTCGACGCTGTTCTGGGCGGCCCAACCGCCGAAGAAGATTACCAACGATAGGGTAATAATCAGCACGGTCACGAATTGCAGGGGCAAGCCTAGAATTCGGATAGGCTTTTGGGTTCCCCGGGTGATTTGGTGTTGGGTGGACATGGCGGCCTGAGATTCATCATACACTTGGCCCTACCTTGCATCAAGGACATCTTGTCACTATCTAATCGCTCAAAATAGAGCTTCTTGACACTCCAAAGGCGTCTGCCTATCATCAGGCCAGAGCTACCCCAGGAGGCACACCTATGGCCGGCAAAGACATCGCGCTGATGGCGCATCTGATGCGGCGGGCGGGATTTGGAGCGACGCGGGAGGAGCTGGAGCGGCGGGTGGCCGCGGGGTACGAGGCCACGGTGGAGGAGCTGGTGGACCCGGAGGGCCACGGCATTGCCCACGCCGACGAGGACGTACTCTATCGACACCACCCGGCGTCGGAGAACGCGGGGGGCAACCCGCTGAACGGCCAGTTGGACTGGACGTGGCGGCTGATAACATCGCCGAGGCCGCTGGAAGAAAAGATGGCGCTGTTCTGGCACTGCGTCTTCGCCACGGGCAACGCTAAAGTCGACCACTGCGCGGTGGTTATGGCGCAGATAGAGATGTTTAGAAAGCACGGGATGGGGAGCTATAAAGACCTGTTGGTCAGACTGGCCAAAGACCCGGCCATGATCTTCTGGCTTGATAACCTGCAAAACCACAAGGGCGCGCCCAATGAGAACTGGGGTAGGGAACTGCTGGAGCTGTTCTCCATGGGCCAGGGGAACTACACAGAGAAAGATGTGAAGGAAGCCTCCCGCGCCTTCACCGGCTGGACCATCCAGCCCAGCCTGCCTCGAATGCCCTACCAGCGCTTTCCGTGGATTTTCGAGTATAAGGCCGACGACCACGACGATGAGGAGAAGATGTTCCTTGGGCACAAGGGCAACTTCAACGGCGAAGACATCATCGACATCATCTGCAAACAGCCGGCCACAGCGCGGTTCGTGGCGCGTCATATGTACAACTTCTTCGTCGCAGACGAGGTGCAGGTGCCGTCATGGCTGGACGTGCCTCCCAAGGATTCGGTGGCTATCAATATCCTGGCGTCGACGCTTATGGACACCAACTGGGATATCAGACAGACGCTGCGGGT
This window contains:
- the modA gene encoding molybdate ABC transporter substrate-binding protein — protein: MVFAASSLTEAFTEIKDAFEKVHLGYAVTYNFAGTPTLRTQIEQGARADVFASANEQQMEAAIRFGVIEGEPVLFASNRLVVVTPKGSDVVASLQDLARPGVKLVLALRDVPVGGYAREAIAEMGASGRFGEGFEGRALGNLVSEEVNVRQALSKVALGEADASIVYATDVTPEIRSRVDAIDIPDSYNVIALYPMAAVKGAAHKTAAELFIDFVLSAEGQSILSKHGFGGALS
- the modB gene encoding molybdate ABC transporter permease subunit, translated to MTNGVAGRLRVMNPLLVLGGLVMALYLAFIGLPIVSLIVEAVGEENFLDSFTSTIAYQSLRLSLITTAISLAIIVVLGTPFAYLLARSRHWTLRVVDSLVELPIVLPPVVAGLAMLMAFGRRGLLGPGLEDIGVTISFSTVAVLFAQIFVSAPFYIRAAKIGFEGVERDYEDVSQTLGVSPWRTFWRLTLPMAWPVLAGGAVLAWARALSEFGATIMFAGNFIGETQTMPLAILSAMESNIPAALALAVMLTVISAVFLLGLRLVYRAPMWGRR
- the modC gene encoding molybdenum ABC transporter ATP-binding protein, producing MIRGWIRHNAGGFSLESRLEAAAGSILVLFGASGSGKSLTLKAIAGLIRPREGRIEIGERVVLDHERGVWLPAHLRRVGYVPQDYQLFPHLDVAGNIAYGLNGKKAAEGKERVGELVQQFEMQGMERRRVWELSGGQRQRVAVARALASTPAALLLDEPFAALDTELRRSLRTELRDVLRAAGVPVVLVTHDKEEALAMGDAVVVMDNGRVSAQGEPVEVLGHPTQSRVARLTGVENLIEMTVEETHSMEGTMTCARGVFRLEAPLSDARWGQKVTLGIRASDIILASEEPKGLSARNRLPGRVVSVEAHGAGYEVTLDCGAPLRCHVTQGAIRELGIKPGAQLWAVIKASSIFLVG
- a CDS encoding MFS transporter, which gives rise to MPQSHYRNLKEDAVASSSPSSTPQPTPKPGPIARLLVSFHIADYRRLWTYNVLASIGMSMEMLAQGWLVLEITDSAFWVGAVTGIRGIGQIGFGPLGGVVADRFDRRRVLQGVQTTRALMLFAIGLLVALDSIELWHLLAVAVIEGLLHATVLPSNGTLLFDIVGRQRLLNAVASQYMAFNIAKLVGSVVVGVLIDTIGLHVAYFVIAGAYGCSPISLSFIKTKASGVRSRQSMLANLQAGLQYVGGHKTIRRILGFSVLIEGFGFAHQTMLPVVARDVLDVGGVGLGFLSAAGGVGALVGAVFMGSLGDFRAKGLILLVFSAVVGVSLILFGLSPWYATSLILAGLIQTSLVAYDSTLNVTLQLMSDDAMRGRVLGLVGFIYGFTPVGGFIYGALASWYGAPLALATGGGLILAGWISVLVPTTALREPTEPSAPAEAKSPG
- a CDS encoding MFS transporter codes for the protein MRKTAAFWNMSSIHFLGCVGHAIILVYLIPLAVQEGISLVMAASLLTVMSGVSVISRLLTPMLSDRYGPRLVMSACYFLQGVTVFILFWSHDPWTFYLFAVAFAVGYGGESGGFPILNRKYYGHAPMGSPYGFQMLGAGLGMALGGWVGGVIFDMTGGYEWALVISIAASVGGAISILLLERTDHMLIPEWEKQAAHQASVAAQPAASHMAAGDS
- a CDS encoding MFS transporter, yielding MFRKSNGHKAVAATAPYPPTDRAVYWHYAWVIVAIVSVMQMVGASTQMAFGVFIQPLSDNFGWGQGSITLAYAISSIVTALASPLAGWMGDRYGGRRTLALGSILFVIGMVLTGIINELWQLYLAFGFLIGIAKAIFLVPLIPASMAWFRRHLGLGMGVVMAGWGAGPALVAPLMGWMIGDLGWQTLSGSPPPGPAPSWRLWCCSSLPRPPFRHRRPPLRRPAHRPSRAAPNPRQGSR
- a CDS encoding DUF1800 domain-containing protein; amino-acid sequence: MAGKDIALMAHLMRRAGFGATREELERRVAAGYEATVEELVDPEGHGIAHADEDVLYRHHPASENAGGNPLNGQLDWTWRLITSPRPLEEKMALFWHCVFATGNAKVDHCAVVMAQIEMFRKHGMGSYKDLLVRLAKDPAMIFWLDNLQNHKGAPNENWGRELLELFSMGQGNYTEKDVKEASRAFTGWTIQPSLPRMPYQRFPWIFEYKADDHDDEEKMFLGHKGNFNGEDIIDIICKQPATARFVARHMYNFFVADEVQVPSWLDVPPKDSVAINILASTLMDTNWDIRQTLRVLFNSDFFKDEKVWFSKVKSPAELVTGVMRFVGDYRFPGPGIGEIGQEPRYQGQALLDPPSVEGWHTGAEWIDSGALVRRVNFAANWLGKTDLPGVKSIVDRLETRHSLTAEELVDGCLELLGPLTLEATTRQELIDHVKQGGTIRRGATEKARAAFASRVGELLQLIAATREYQFC